In Streptomyces seoulensis, the following are encoded in one genomic region:
- a CDS encoding polyprenyl synthetase family protein: MLVQHSPEGPRTPGTATRGETVPTVPPPASTAAAAVDVTALLERGRTLATPVLRAAVDRLAPPMDTVAAYHFGWIDAAGNPAAGDGGKAVRPALAVLSAEVTGAAPEAGVPGAVAVELVHNFSLLHDDLMDGDEQRRHRDTVWKVHGPAQAILVGDALFALGNEVLLELGTVEAGRATRRLTTATRALIDGQAQDISYEHRDRVSVEECLEMEGNKTGALLACASSIGAVLGGADDRTADALERYGYHLGLAFQAVDDLLGIWGDPESTGKQTWSDLRQRKKSLPVVAALAAGGPASERLGEILAADAKSSDFAAFSEEEFAARAALIEAAGGREWTADEARRQHAVAIEALHAVDMPDRVRDAFTALADFVVVRKR; this comes from the coding sequence ATGCTCGTTCAGCACAGCCCGGAGGGGCCCCGCACCCCCGGTACCGCAACAAGAGGAGAGACTGTGCCCACTGTGCCGCCCCCGGCCTCGACAGCCGCCGCAGCGGTGGACGTGACCGCACTGCTGGAGCGCGGCCGGACCCTGGCCACCCCGGTCCTGCGCGCCGCCGTCGACCGGCTGGCGCCCCCCATGGACACCGTCGCCGCCTACCACTTCGGCTGGATCGACGCCGCCGGGAACCCGGCCGCCGGTGACGGCGGCAAGGCCGTGCGCCCCGCCCTCGCCGTGCTCTCCGCCGAGGTCACCGGCGCCGCCCCCGAGGCGGGCGTGCCCGGCGCGGTCGCCGTCGAGCTGGTGCACAACTTCTCGCTGTTGCACGACGACCTGATGGACGGCGACGAGCAGCGCCGCCACCGTGACACCGTCTGGAAGGTGCACGGCCCCGCCCAGGCCATCCTGGTCGGCGACGCCCTGTTCGCCCTCGGCAACGAGGTGCTGCTGGAACTGGGCACCGTCGAGGCCGGCCGCGCCACCCGCCGGCTGACCACCGCCACCCGCGCCCTGATCGACGGCCAGGCCCAGGACATCTCCTACGAGCACCGCGACCGCGTCAGTGTCGAGGAGTGCCTGGAGATGGAGGGCAACAAGACCGGCGCCCTGCTGGCCTGCGCCTCCTCCATCGGCGCCGTCCTCGGCGGCGCCGACGACCGCACCGCCGACGCGCTGGAGCGCTACGGCTACCACCTCGGCCTGGCCTTCCAGGCCGTCGACGACCTCCTCGGCATCTGGGGCGACCCGGAGTCCACCGGCAAGCAGACCTGGAGCGACCTGCGCCAGCGCAAGAAGTCCCTGCCCGTGGTGGCGGCCCTGGCCGCCGGGGGCCCGGCCTCCGAGCGGCTCGGCGAGATCCTCGCCGCCGACGCCAAGAGCAGCGACTTCGCCGCGTTCTCCGAGGAGGAGTTCGCGGCCCGCGCCGCCCTCATCGAGGCGGCGGGCGGCCGCGAGTGGACGGCGGACGAGGCACGGCGTCAGCACGCCGTCGCCATCGAGGCCCTGCACGCCGTCGACATGCCCGACCGGGTGCGGGACGCCTTCACGGCGCTCGCCGACTTCGTCGTCGTCAGGAAGAGATGA
- a CDS encoding glycosyltransferase family 2 protein, translating to MKVGAVIITMGNRPEELRALIDSVAKQDGDKVSVVVVGNGSPVPDVPEGVRTVELPENLGIPGGRNVGIEAFGPGGSDVDILLFLDDDGLLARQDTAELCREAFAADPELGIISFRIADPETGETQRRHVPRLRASDPMRSSRVTTFLGGANAVRTKVLGEVGGLPDEFFYAHEETDLAWRALDADWMIDYRSDMVLYHPTTAPSRHAVYHRMVARNRVWLARRNLPLPLVPVYLGVWLLLTLARRPSGPALKAWLGGFKEGWTTPCGPRRPMRWRTVWRLTRLGRPPVI from the coding sequence ATGAAGGTCGGCGCGGTCATCATCACCATGGGCAACCGCCCCGAGGAGCTGCGGGCGCTCATCGACTCCGTCGCCAAGCAGGACGGCGACAAGGTCTCGGTGGTCGTCGTCGGCAACGGCTCGCCCGTGCCCGACGTGCCCGAGGGCGTACGCACCGTCGAGCTGCCGGAGAACCTCGGCATCCCCGGCGGCCGCAACGTCGGCATCGAGGCGTTCGGGCCCGGCGGCAGTGACGTCGACATCCTGCTGTTCCTGGACGACGACGGTCTGCTCGCCCGGCAGGACACCGCCGAGCTGTGCCGGGAGGCGTTCGCCGCCGACCCGGAGCTGGGCATCATCAGCTTCCGTATCGCGGACCCGGAGACCGGCGAGACCCAGCGCCGGCACGTGCCCCGGCTGCGCGCCTCGGACCCGATGCGCTCCTCCCGCGTGACCACCTTCCTCGGCGGCGCCAACGCGGTGCGCACCAAGGTGCTCGGCGAGGTCGGCGGGCTGCCGGACGAGTTCTTCTACGCCCACGAGGAGACCGACCTCGCCTGGCGTGCGCTGGACGCCGACTGGATGATCGACTACCGGTCGGACATGGTGCTGTACCACCCGACGACCGCGCCCTCGCGGCACGCGGTGTACCACCGCATGGTGGCCCGCAACCGCGTCTGGCTGGCCCGTCGCAACCTTCCCCTGCCGCTCGTCCCGGTCTACCTCGGCGTCTGGCTGCTGCTCACGCTGGCCCGCCGCCCCTCCGGCCCGGCGCTGAAGGCGTGGCTGGGCGGCTTCAAGGAGGGCTGGACCACCCCGTGCGGCCCCCGCCGCCCGATGCGCTGGCGTACGGTGTGGCGGCTGACCCGGCTGGGCCGTCCCCCGGTGATCTGA
- a CDS encoding DUF6380 family protein: MTAEAQEAAPAARPRRATLARGVASLTATTERARFNQHARHARKDAA; the protein is encoded by the coding sequence ATGACGGCCGAGGCCCAGGAGGCGGCTCCGGCGGCCCGGCCGCGGCGGGCAACCCTCGCCCGCGGCGTGGCGTCCCTGACAGCGACGACCGAACGTGCACGGTTCAACCAGCACGCGCGGCACGCACGGAAGGACGCGGCATGA
- the hpnC gene encoding squalene synthase HpnC gives MTGTDTATALERATLDKAARENFPVAPFFLPRAWRTDLMAVYGFARLVDDIGDGDLAPGGADARALGVPEERAGDRLALLDAFETDLGRVFDGTPHHPLLRRLQPTVRRRGLTPEPFLGLIAANRQDQLVTRYETYDDLLAYCALSANPVGRLVLGVTGTATPERVRRSDAVCTALQIVEHLQDVAEDLGRDRIYLPAQDMKRFHVQESDLAAPSAGASVRALVAFEARRAHDLLNEGAPLVGSVHGRLKLLLAGFVAGGKAAVRAIAAADFDVLPGPPKPGKLQLLREAGTTLRGEG, from the coding sequence GTGACGGGAACCGACACGGCGACGGCACTGGAACGCGCCACGCTGGACAAGGCCGCGCGCGAGAACTTCCCCGTGGCCCCCTTCTTCCTGCCCCGCGCCTGGCGCACCGACCTCATGGCCGTCTACGGCTTCGCCCGCCTGGTCGACGACATCGGCGACGGCGACCTGGCCCCCGGCGGCGCCGACGCCCGCGCCCTCGGCGTCCCCGAGGAGCGCGCCGGTGACCGCCTCGCCCTGCTCGACGCCTTCGAGACCGACCTCGGACGGGTCTTCGACGGCACCCCGCACCACCCCCTGCTGCGCCGCCTTCAGCCCACCGTGCGCCGCCGCGGTCTCACCCCCGAGCCCTTCCTCGGCCTGATCGCCGCCAACCGCCAGGACCAGCTCGTCACCCGGTACGAGACCTACGACGACCTGCTCGCGTACTGCGCGCTCTCCGCCAACCCGGTCGGCCGCCTGGTGCTCGGCGTCACCGGCACCGCGACCCCGGAGCGCGTCCGGCGCTCCGACGCCGTGTGCACCGCGCTGCAGATCGTCGAGCACCTCCAGGACGTCGCCGAGGACCTCGGCCGCGACCGCATCTACCTGCCCGCCCAGGACATGAAGCGTTTCCATGTCCAGGAGAGCGACCTCGCCGCCCCGAGCGCCGGCGCGTCCGTACGCGCCCTGGTCGCCTTCGAAGCCCGACGCGCACACGATCTGCTGAATGAAGGCGCCCCCCTCGTGGGTAGCGTCCACGGCAGACTGAAGCTGCTGCTCGCGGGATTCGTGGCGGGAGGAAAGGCGGCGGTCCGGGCGATCGCGGCCGCCGATTTCGACGTACTTCCCGGCCCGCCCAAGCCCGGCAAGCTCCAGCTGCTGCGTGAGGCGGGCACGACCCTGCGAGGAGAGGGGTGA
- the hpnE gene encoding hydroxysqualene dehydroxylase HpnE, which translates to MSEAPRPARAHTGSTGRDAVVVGGGLAGVTAALALADAGVRVTLLEGRPRLGGLAFSFQRGDLTVDNGQHVYLRCCTAYRWFLDRIEGSALAPLQNRLDVPVVDVDKPEGRRLGRLRRDPLPVPLHLGRSLAAYPHLSLAERASVGRAALALKGLDPTDPALDDQDFGTWLARHGQSARAIEALWDLVGVATLNAVAGDASLGLAAMVFRTGLLSEPGAADIGWAHVPLGDLHDKLARKALDSAGVRTELRTRVTSLSQNADGRWSVQTPGETIDTDAVVLAVPQRETHDLLPAGALDDPGRLLRIGTAPILNVHVVYDRPVLARPFLAALGTPVQWVFDRTAASGLREGQYLALSQSAAQDDIDAPVADLRERYLPELERLIPGARTARVRDFFVTRERTATFAPTPGVGRLRPGARTEAPGLYLAGAWTATGWPATMESAVRSGVSAADAALDALGRPRPRHLFQVEEAA; encoded by the coding sequence ATGAGCGAGGCCCCCCGCCCGGCACGGGCGCACACCGGCTCCACCGGCCGGGACGCCGTCGTGGTCGGCGGCGGACTCGCCGGGGTCACCGCCGCCCTCGCGCTCGCCGACGCGGGCGTGCGCGTCACCCTGCTCGAAGGCAGGCCCCGGCTCGGCGGGCTCGCCTTCTCCTTCCAGCGCGGCGACCTCACCGTGGACAACGGCCAGCACGTCTACCTGCGCTGCTGCACCGCCTACCGCTGGTTCCTCGACCGGATCGAGGGCTCCGCGCTGGCCCCGCTGCAGAACCGGCTCGACGTCCCCGTGGTCGACGTCGACAAGCCCGAGGGGCGGCGGCTCGGCCGGCTGCGGCGCGACCCGCTGCCCGTACCGCTGCACCTGGGGCGGAGCCTGGCCGCGTACCCGCACCTCTCGCTCGCCGAGCGGGCCTCGGTGGGGCGGGCGGCGCTCGCGCTCAAGGGGCTCGACCCCACCGACCCGGCCCTCGACGACCAGGACTTCGGCACCTGGCTGGCCCGGCACGGCCAGTCGGCGCGCGCCATCGAGGCGCTGTGGGACCTCGTCGGAGTCGCCACCCTCAACGCGGTCGCGGGCGACGCCTCGCTCGGACTCGCCGCGATGGTGTTCAGGACCGGTCTGCTGTCCGAGCCCGGCGCGGCCGACATCGGCTGGGCGCACGTCCCGCTGGGCGACCTGCACGACAAGCTGGCCCGCAAGGCCCTCGACTCCGCCGGTGTCCGTACCGAGCTGCGCACCCGCGTCACCTCCCTCTCTCAGAACGCGGACGGCCGCTGGAGCGTTCAGACCCCCGGCGAGACCATCGACACCGACGCCGTCGTCCTCGCCGTACCCCAGCGCGAGACCCACGACCTGCTCCCCGCCGGCGCGCTCGACGACCCCGGCCGGCTGCTGCGCATCGGCACCGCGCCGATCCTCAACGTGCACGTGGTGTACGACCGCCCGGTGCTCGCCCGGCCCTTCCTCGCCGCGCTCGGCACGCCCGTGCAGTGGGTGTTCGACCGCACCGCCGCCTCCGGGCTGCGCGAGGGCCAGTACCTGGCGCTGTCCCAGTCGGCCGCCCAGGACGACATCGACGCCCCCGTCGCCGACCTGCGCGAGCGCTATCTGCCCGAGCTGGAACGGCTGATCCCCGGCGCCCGCACCGCGCGGGTACGGGACTTCTTCGTCACCCGCGAGCGCACCGCGACGTTCGCCCCCACCCCGGGCGTCGGGCGGCTGCGCCCCGGCGCCCGCACCGAGGCTCCCGGCCTGTACCTGGCCGGCGCGTGGACCGCCACCGGCTGGCCCGCGACCATGGAGAGCGCGGTCCGCAGTGGCGTGAGCGCGGCCGACGCCGCGCTGGACGCCCTGGGCCGGCCCCGCCCCCGCCACCTCTTCCAAGTCGAGGAGGCGGCCTGA
- a CDS encoding ABC transporter ATP-binding protein — MAEQSTGDRRPTVIADELHIVYRVNGAKTGKGSATAALSRIIKRGEPRGVRKVHAVRGVSFTAYRGEAIGLIGSNGSGKSTLLRAIAGLLPAEKGKVYTDGQPSLLGVNAALMSDLTGERNVILGGLAMGMSREQIKERYQKIVDFSGINDKGDFITLPMRTYSSGMAARLRFSIAAAKDHDVLMIDEALATGDRAFQKRSEERIRELRKEAGTVFLVSHNNKSIRDTCDRVLWLERGELRMDGPTEEVLKEYEKFTGK; from the coding sequence GTGGCTGAGCAGAGCACCGGCGACCGCCGGCCCACCGTCATCGCGGACGAGCTGCACATCGTCTACCGGGTCAACGGCGCCAAGACCGGCAAGGGCAGCGCCACCGCCGCCCTGAGCCGCATCATCAAGCGCGGCGAGCCGCGCGGGGTGCGCAAGGTGCACGCCGTGCGCGGGGTGTCCTTCACCGCCTACCGGGGCGAGGCCATCGGCCTGATCGGCTCCAACGGCTCCGGCAAGTCCACCCTGCTGCGGGCCATCGCCGGTCTGCTCCCGGCGGAGAAGGGCAAGGTCTACACCGACGGCCAGCCCTCCCTGCTGGGCGTCAACGCGGCCCTGATGAGCGACCTGACCGGCGAGCGGAACGTCATCCTGGGCGGTCTCGCCATGGGTATGTCCCGCGAGCAGATCAAGGAGCGCTACCAGAAGATCGTCGACTTCTCGGGGATCAACGACAAGGGCGACTTCATCACGCTGCCCATGCGCACGTACTCCTCGGGCATGGCGGCCCGGCTGCGGTTCTCCATCGCCGCCGCCAAGGACCACGACGTGCTCATGATCGACGAGGCGCTCGCGACCGGCGACCGCGCCTTCCAGAAGCGTTCCGAGGAGCGCATCCGGGAACTGCGCAAGGAGGCCGGCACGGTCTTCCTGGTGAGCCACAACAACAAGTCGATCCGCGACACCTGCGACCGCGTCCTGTGGCTGGAACGCGGCGAACTCCGCATGGACGGACCCACCGAAGAGGTCCTCAAGGAGTACGAGAAGTTCACGGGCAAGTAG
- the hpnD gene encoding presqualene diphosphate synthase HpnD, which produces MIRAVEASQAVSAPVLAAYRYCETVTGQQARNFAYGIRLLPTPERRAMSALYAFSRRVDDIGDGELPGAVKVERLEDTRALLGRVQAGEVEEDDTDPVAVALAHASGVFPIPLGGLDELIDGVQMDLRGATYETWDDLKVYCRCVAGAIGRLSLGIFGTEPGARGVERAPEYADTLGLALQLTNILRDVREDAEGGRTYLPADDLAKFGCSAGFAGPTPPEGSDFAGLVHFEVRRARALFAEGYRLLPMLDRRSGACVAAMAGIYRRLLDRIERDPEAVLRGRVSLPGREKAYVAVRGLSGLDTRHVSRQTLRGRA; this is translated from the coding sequence GTGATCCGGGCAGTGGAGGCTTCGCAAGCCGTGTCCGCACCGGTACTCGCCGCCTATCGCTACTGCGAGACGGTCACCGGCCAGCAGGCCCGCAACTTCGCCTACGGCATCCGGCTGCTGCCGACGCCCGAGCGCCGCGCGATGTCGGCGCTCTACGCCTTCTCCCGGCGCGTCGACGACATCGGCGACGGCGAGCTGCCCGGCGCGGTGAAGGTGGAGCGCCTGGAGGACACCCGGGCGCTGCTCGGCCGGGTCCAGGCGGGCGAGGTCGAGGAGGACGACACCGACCCGGTGGCCGTCGCCCTCGCCCACGCCTCCGGGGTCTTCCCGATCCCGCTCGGCGGCCTGGACGAGCTGATCGACGGCGTCCAGATGGACCTGCGCGGTGCGACCTACGAGACCTGGGACGACCTCAAGGTCTACTGCCGCTGCGTGGCCGGTGCCATCGGACGCCTCTCGCTGGGCATCTTCGGCACCGAACCCGGCGCACGCGGCGTCGAGCGCGCCCCCGAGTACGCGGACACACTGGGGCTCGCCCTCCAGCTCACCAACATCCTGCGGGACGTGCGCGAGGACGCCGAGGGCGGCCGCACCTACCTGCCCGCCGACGACCTGGCCAAGTTCGGCTGCTCGGCCGGGTTCGCCGGACCCACTCCGCCCGAGGGCTCCGACTTCGCGGGCCTGGTGCACTTCGAGGTCCGCCGCGCCCGCGCCCTGTTCGCCGAGGGCTACCGGCTGCTGCCCATGCTGGACCGCCGCAGCGGCGCCTGCGTCGCCGCCATGGCCGGGATCTACCGCCGGCTGCTCGACCGCATCGAGCGCGACCCGGAGGCCGTGCTGCGCGGCCGAGTCTCGCTGCCCGGCCGCGAGAAGGCGTACGTCGCCGTGCGGGGCCTGTCCGGCCTCGACACCCGGCACGTCTCGCGGCAGACGCTCAGGGGGCGCGCCTGA
- a CDS encoding ABC transporter permease translates to MSERTHDGGVAVTAAPSPDESLPAADLAAKYGLAVSGARPSLVEYVRQLWGRRHFILAFSQAKLTAQYSQAKLGQLWQVATPLLNAAVYYAIFGLILDASRGMSHDTYVPFLVTGVFVFTFTQSSLMSGVRAISGNLGLVRALHFPRAALPISFSLQQLQQLLFSMIVVFLVVIGFGNYPRLSWLLILPALVLQFLFNTGLALIVARMGAKTPDLAQLMPFILRTWMYASGVMFSINHMLEGRPEWIVRVLQANPAAVYMDLMRYALIDGYGAVNLPPHVWALALGWAVVVFCGGFVYFWKAEERYGRG, encoded by the coding sequence GTGAGTGAGAGAACCCATGACGGCGGTGTCGCGGTGACCGCGGCCCCGTCGCCCGACGAGAGCCTGCCGGCGGCAGACCTCGCCGCCAAGTACGGGCTCGCGGTGAGCGGTGCCCGCCCCTCGCTCGTCGAGTACGTCCGGCAGCTCTGGGGCCGCCGCCACTTCATCCTCGCCTTCTCCCAGGCGAAGCTGACGGCCCAGTACAGCCAGGCCAAGCTGGGCCAGCTCTGGCAGGTGGCCACCCCGCTGCTGAACGCGGCCGTGTACTACGCGATCTTCGGCCTGATCCTCGACGCCAGCCGGGGCATGTCGCACGACACCTACGTGCCCTTCCTGGTCACCGGCGTGTTCGTGTTCACCTTCACGCAGAGCTCGCTGATGTCGGGCGTCCGCGCGATCTCCGGCAACCTCGGCCTGGTGCGCGCCCTGCACTTCCCGCGCGCCGCGCTGCCGATCTCGTTCTCGCTGCAACAGCTCCAGCAGCTGCTGTTCTCGATGATCGTCGTGTTCCTGGTGGTCATCGGGTTCGGCAACTATCCGCGGCTGTCCTGGCTGCTGATCCTCCCGGCGCTGGTGCTGCAGTTCCTGTTCAACACCGGGCTCGCGCTGATCGTGGCCCGCATGGGCGCCAAGACGCCGGACCTCGCACAGCTGATGCCGTTCATCCTGCGGACCTGGATGTACGCGTCCGGCGTGATGTTCTCCATCAACCACATGCTGGAGGGCAGGCCCGAGTGGATCGTCCGGGTGCTCCAGGCGAACCCGGCAGCCGTCTACATGGACCTGATGCGCTACGCGCTGATCGACGGCTACGGCGCCGTGAACCTGCCCCCGCACGTGTGGGCCCTGGCCCTGGGCTGGGCCGTGGTCGTCTTCTGCGGCGGCTTCGTGTACTTCTGGAAGGCTGAGGAGCGGTACGGCCGTGGCTGA
- the shc gene encoding squalene--hopene cyclase, which produces MTATTDGSTGAAIPPRAAAASDTDSTDPLAAGVPEATERAVARATEYLLALQDPEGWWKGDLETNVTMDAEDLLLRQFLGIRDEATTRAAALFIRGEQREDGAWATFYGGPGELSATVEAYVALRLAGDAPDAPHMARASAWVRERGGIASARVFTRIWLALFGWWKWEDLPELPPELIWFPTWLPLNIYDFGCWARQTIVPLTIVSAKRPVRPAPFPLDELHTDPANPNPPKPLAPLASWDGAFERLDRVVHRLRGAVPRRVRRAAMNAAARWIVERQENDGCWGGIQPPAVYSVIALHLMGYDLKHPVMRAGLDSLDRFAVWRDDGSRMIEACQSPVWDTCLAVIALADAGVPADHPKLLKAADWMLAEEIRRPGDWSVKRPELPPGGWAFEFHNDNYPDIDDTAEVALALRRVSHPVPDRVDGAIARAVRWNFGMQSKNGAWGAFDVDNTSPFPNRLPFCDFGEVIDPPSADVTAHVVEMMAAEGLAHDPRTRRGITWLLAEQEADGSWFGRWGVNYVYGTGSVVPALTAAGLPTSHPAIRRATHWLQQAQNDDGGWGEDLRSYKYAREWSGRGASTASQTAWALMALLAAGERDSEAVERGVRWLTDTQRDDGSWDEPYFTGTGFPWDFSINYHLYRQVFPLTALGRYLHGDPFDKAPLATRRGVRATAEGS; this is translated from the coding sequence ATGACAGCGACGACCGACGGAAGCACCGGGGCCGCCATCCCGCCCCGCGCTGCCGCGGCCAGCGACACCGACAGCACCGACCCCCTGGCGGCCGGGGTACCCGAGGCCACCGAACGCGCCGTCGCGCGCGCCACCGAGTACCTGCTGGCCCTGCAGGACCCCGAGGGCTGGTGGAAGGGCGACCTGGAGACCAACGTCACCATGGACGCCGAGGACCTCCTGCTGCGCCAGTTCCTCGGCATCCGCGACGAGGCGACCACCCGCGCCGCCGCCCTGTTCATCCGGGGCGAGCAGCGCGAGGACGGCGCCTGGGCCACCTTCTACGGCGGACCCGGCGAACTGTCCGCCACCGTCGAGGCGTACGTCGCGCTGCGGCTCGCCGGTGACGCACCGGACGCCCCGCACATGGCGCGCGCCTCGGCCTGGGTGCGCGAGCGGGGCGGCATCGCCTCCGCCCGCGTCTTCACCCGGATCTGGCTCGCGCTGTTCGGCTGGTGGAAGTGGGAGGACCTGCCCGAACTCCCCCCGGAACTCATCTGGTTCCCCACCTGGCTGCCGCTCAACATCTATGACTTCGGCTGCTGGGCCCGGCAGACCATCGTGCCGCTGACCATCGTCTCGGCCAAGCGTCCGGTGCGCCCCGCGCCCTTCCCGCTCGACGAGCTGCACACCGACCCGGCGAACCCCAACCCGCCCAAACCGCTTGCCCCGCTGGCCAGTTGGGATGGCGCCTTCGAGCGGCTCGACCGGGTGGTGCACCGGCTGCGCGGGGCGGTACCGCGCCGGGTGCGCCGGGCCGCGATGAACGCGGCCGCCCGCTGGATCGTCGAACGCCAGGAGAACGACGGCTGCTGGGGCGGTATCCAGCCCCCGGCCGTGTACTCGGTCATCGCGCTGCATCTGATGGGCTACGACCTCAAACACCCGGTGATGCGGGCCGGGTTGGACTCGCTGGACCGGTTCGCGGTCTGGCGGGACGACGGGTCCCGGATGATCGAGGCGTGCCAGTCCCCGGTGTGGGACACCTGCCTCGCCGTCATCGCGCTGGCCGACGCCGGAGTCCCCGCCGATCACCCGAAGCTGCTCAAGGCGGCCGACTGGATGCTGGCCGAGGAGATCCGCCGGCCCGGCGACTGGTCCGTCAAGCGTCCCGAACTCCCGCCGGGCGGCTGGGCGTTCGAGTTCCACAACGACAACTACCCCGACATCGACGACACCGCCGAGGTCGCGCTGGCCCTGCGCCGGGTCAGTCATCCCGTCCCCGACCGGGTGGACGGGGCGATCGCGCGGGCCGTGCGCTGGAACTTCGGGATGCAGTCGAAGAACGGCGCCTGGGGCGCCTTCGACGTCGACAACACCAGCCCCTTCCCCAACCGGCTGCCGTTCTGCGACTTCGGCGAGGTCATCGACCCGCCGTCCGCCGATGTCACCGCGCACGTCGTGGAGATGATGGCGGCCGAGGGGCTCGCCCACGATCCGCGCACCCGGCGCGGCATCACCTGGCTGCTCGCCGAACAGGAGGCGGACGGCTCCTGGTTCGGCCGCTGGGGCGTCAACTACGTATACGGCACCGGCTCGGTGGTGCCCGCGCTGACGGCGGCCGGACTGCCCACCTCGCACCCCGCGATCCGCCGCGCCACGCACTGGCTCCAGCAGGCGCAGAACGACGACGGCGGCTGGGGCGAGGACCTGCGCTCGTACAAGTACGCCCGGGAGTGGAGCGGCCGGGGCGCCTCCACCGCCTCCCAGACCGCCTGGGCGCTGATGGCGCTGCTCGCGGCGGGGGAGCGGGACTCCGAGGCCGTCGAGCGCGGAGTGCGCTGGCTCACCGACACCCAGCGGGACGACGGCTCCTGGGACGAGCCGTACTTCACCGGCACCGGCTTCCCCTGGGACTTCTCCATCAACTACCACCTCTACCGGCAGGTGTTCCCGCTCACCGCGCTCGGCCGGTACCTGCACGGCGACCCCTTCGACAAGGCGCCGCTGGCCACCCGCAGAGGCGTCCGCGCCACGGCCGAAGGGAGCTGA